One segment of Coprobacter tertius DNA contains the following:
- a CDS encoding glycosyltransferase — translation MNLYFATEARFIKRSNGNIYSQSESFSDSLWVRYLSVYDQIYVIARVSVDDKIGVNEKFRISDERVHFIEIPYYVGPVQYLKVAYKIRKVLDKCCLPGSAYICRVPGQIGSLVSSCLKRKNISYGAEVVGDPWDVFAPGAFNHPMRCVLRYIGRRQLKRVVRNASAVLYVTKNSLQKRYRANRNSFTVVASNVRIENDSIALQTKKIDAGKCCELISVGSLEQMYKSPDIVLKAVSILREKNINCRLTWLGGGRYQPSMEELAKDMKISEYVDFRGDVSSAEVRDTLHRSDIFILASKTEGLPRAVIEAMACGLPCIGTKVGGIPELLDKDVLVEVNDAEGLADKVIQMLQDASFANEQANRNLEEARKYKDSVLSKRREAFYKELIRISE, via the coding sequence ATGAATCTTTATTTTGCCACCGAGGCTCGTTTTATAAAGCGAAGTAACGGAAATATATATAGCCAAAGTGAAAGTTTTTCCGATTCGTTATGGGTACGTTATCTTTCGGTTTACGATCAGATATATGTAATAGCCAGAGTATCGGTCGATGATAAAATAGGAGTGAATGAAAAGTTTCGGATTTCAGATGAGAGAGTCCATTTTATTGAAATACCTTATTATGTTGGGCCTGTACAATATCTAAAAGTTGCATATAAAATACGAAAGGTGTTAGATAAATGTTGCTTGCCGGGGTCGGCTTATATATGTAGGGTTCCTGGTCAGATCGGTAGTTTGGTTTCTTCTTGTCTGAAAAGAAAAAATATTTCATATGGTGCAGAGGTCGTAGGTGATCCTTGGGATGTTTTTGCACCCGGTGCATTTAACCATCCTATGAGATGTGTACTTAGATATATCGGACGGAGGCAGTTGAAACGTGTTGTGAGAAATGCTTCGGCGGTTTTATATGTAACAAAAAACAGTTTACAAAAACGTTACCGGGCAAATCGGAATTCTTTTACCGTTGTAGCTTCAAACGTCCGTATAGAGAATGACTCTATTGCTTTGCAAACGAAGAAGATAGATGCCGGGAAATGTTGCGAGTTGATTTCGGTAGGGTCGTTAGAGCAAATGTATAAATCTCCCGACATTGTTTTAAAAGCAGTTTCCATTTTAAGAGAAAAAAATATAAACTGTCGTCTTACCTGGTTGGGTGGAGGACGGTATCAACCTTCTATGGAAGAGCTGGCTAAAGATATGAAAATTTCAGAATACGTAGATTTCAGAGGGGACGTATCTTCGGCTGAAGTACGAGATACTTTACATCGGTCGGATATATTTATTTTGGCTTCGAAGACTGAGGGCTTGCCCCGGGCGGTAATTGAAGCGATGGCTTGCGGATTACCATGTATAGGAACTAAAGTAGGAGGTATCCCCGAGTTATTAGACAAAGACGTTTTAGTTGAAGTTAATGATGCCGAGGGTTTAGCAGATAAAGTTATTCAAATGTTACAAGATGCCTCTTTTGCTAATGAACAGGCGAATCGGAATCTCGAAGAAGCCCGGAAATATAAAGATTCGGTATTGTCAAAACGCA
- a CDS encoding O-antigen ligase family protein — MYRLIFYATIPVIFLYPHALFYQGYWNYIYILFCFFFFLLTRVNGKISFNYTAVKFFGGIFFVNLLANIISLSLGYIDVEIFAQGNIVQLCNLLLSIVICNTKKYINSWFKVFYWTIIVVVFLIFIDGLFSPVWLDKIYHAKSNLEYANTQYYRATGSLLSPNMAGFFSAMLVFYFFVKIKYKSIHKYEYIFLLISVFALIMTASRTAMLGLFIVYIFYSIKEGINLKWIAVAFMLFGIIIYWGGDLLGNYFENLSYRNEQFEKGYFAGTGRLVTILSALKYKFDFRCLFFGIGSGEYSVVESTSFSLAHNGFLSIFLPFGILGLMLYYYVFYKEIKFYYQKKNNSRYFIQEYSFFVYLFIVFTLGTFITADTSVNFYWLFLFVCISSFVDCYKSEISVKAKI; from the coding sequence ATGTATAGGTTAATTTTTTACGCTACAATACCTGTTATATTTTTATATCCTCATGCTCTATTCTATCAAGGATATTGGAATTACATATATATATTATTTTGTTTTTTCTTTTTTTTGCTAACACGAGTAAATGGGAAAATATCATTTAATTATACTGCTGTAAAATTCTTTGGTGGAATATTTTTTGTAAATCTATTAGCAAATATAATTTCATTATCATTAGGATATATTGATGTGGAAATTTTCGCACAAGGAAATATTGTTCAATTATGTAATTTATTATTAAGTATTGTAATTTGTAATACTAAAAAATATATTAATAGTTGGTTTAAGGTTTTTTATTGGACAATAATTGTTGTCGTTTTTCTGATTTTTATCGACGGTCTGTTTTCACCCGTTTGGCTGGATAAAATATATCATGCTAAAAGCAATTTAGAATATGCCAATACACAGTATTATAGAGCTACCGGATCTTTATTAAGTCCTAATATGGCGGGTTTCTTTTCAGCCATGTTAGTATTTTATTTTTTTGTAAAAATTAAATACAAGAGTATTCATAAGTATGAATATATTTTTTTATTAATTTCTGTTTTTGCGCTGATTATGACGGCCAGTAGGACAGCGATGCTTGGCCTATTTATTGTATATATTTTTTACAGTATTAAAGAAGGAATAAATCTGAAGTGGATAGCCGTCGCTTTTATGTTATTTGGAATTATTATTTATTGGGGTGGAGATTTATTGGGAAATTATTTTGAGAATTTATCTTATCGAAATGAACAATTTGAAAAGGGTTATTTTGCCGGTACAGGAAGGTTGGTAACAATACTATCTGCTTTAAAATATAAATTCGATTTTAGATGTCTTTTTTTTGGAATTGGTTCAGGTGAATATTCTGTTGTAGAAAGTACATCTTTTTCATTAGCTCATAATGGTTTTCTTTCGATATTTTTACCTTTTGGCATTCTGGGATTAATGCTTTATTATTATGTCTTTTATAAAGAAATTAAATTTTATTATCAAAAAAAAAATAATAGTAGATATTTTATACAAGAGTATAGTTTTTTCGTATATCTATTTATTGTATTTACATTGGGGACATTCATTACCGCGGATACATCAGTTAATTTTTATTGGTTATTTTTATTTGTGTGCATATCGTCATTTGTAGATTGTTACAAGTCAGAAATAAGTGTAAAAGCAAAAATTTAA
- a CDS encoding glycosyltransferase family 4 protein produces the protein MKNVCKVITGNEHGGAAMSSELLIDSLYQSQDVLLMIICLCNGEFAKKLKKKYDNSVIILQDKEPPIIGNKNLIIRSYNYSRLILWYIKVCILFEKVYLKKAFKNIHTTNNYALLVCCVCGFFNSYNLITHWRCVGGFSPIIDLLIKRVNVFICISNAVKFSFPSNLQGKCKVIYDGLEINKLEREGDLSKGKLRSYLKICDKKSIFGTIGTFSDIKCHNLLIETCRLLNEHGYRGLYHCVLIGSTPNEYCKQYLQYLKNKVYEYNLKENISFVFDYEIDKPSYIISDFDFFVGSTWFGGRGEGFGLVYVEAMAQALPLIAIAVGAAKELITSEIGILTKTNSPEELEKVIIKFFKNPDLLNKMSIQSRKKASLFDIKNTINSCINIYV, from the coding sequence ATGAAAAATGTCTGTAAAGTAATAACAGGAAATGAACATGGCGGAGCTGCAATGTCCTCAGAACTTTTAATCGATAGTTTATATCAGAGCCAAGATGTTTTATTAATGATAATATGTTTGTGTAATGGTGAATTTGCAAAAAAGTTAAAAAAGAAATACGATAATTCCGTAATTATTCTTCAAGATAAAGAACCTCCCATAATAGGAAATAAGAATTTAATTATTCGCAGTTATAACTATTCTCGATTGATTTTATGGTATATAAAAGTATGTATTTTATTTGAAAAAGTATATTTGAAAAAGGCCTTTAAGAATATACATACCACTAATAATTATGCTTTATTAGTGTGTTGTGTATGTGGTTTTTTTAATTCTTATAATTTGATTACACATTGGAGATGTGTCGGAGGATTTAGCCCTATTATAGATTTATTAATTAAAAGAGTAAATGTATTTATTTGTATAAGTAATGCGGTCAAATTTTCATTTCCTTCTAATTTGCAGGGAAAATGTAAAGTAATTTATGATGGACTTGAAATTAATAAATTAGAAAGAGAGGGGGATTTATCAAAGGGAAAGTTAAGAAGTTATTTGAAAATATGTGATAAAAAAAGTATATTCGGCACTATTGGAACTTTTTCTGATATTAAATGTCATAATCTTTTGATCGAAACTTGTCGATTACTAAATGAACATGGATATAGAGGTTTATATCATTGTGTATTAATAGGATCTACCCCTAATGAATATTGTAAACAATATTTACAGTATTTAAAAAATAAAGTGTATGAATATAATCTTAAAGAAAATATTTCATTTGTTTTCGATTACGAAATAGATAAACCATCGTACATCATTTCAGATTTTGATTTTTTTGTAGGATCTACTTGGTTTGGAGGTAGAGGTGAAGGATTTGGGCTAGTATATGTCGAAGCTATGGCACAAGCTTTACCCTTAATTGCTATTGCGGTAGGTGCTGCTAAAGAGCTTATAACATCTGAAATTGGAATACTTACAAAAACAAATTCCCCTGAAGAATTAGAAAAAGTGATTATTAAATTTTTTAAAAACCCTGATCTGTTGAATAAAATGAGCATACAGTCACGAAAAAAAGCATCGTTATTTGATATTAAAAATACTATAAATAGTTGCATAAATATATATGTATAG